A genomic window from Cryobacterium sp. SO2 includes:
- a CDS encoding FAD-dependent oxidoreductase, with translation MTKLRLAIVGAGPAGIYAADILLKAERNFDVSIDLFDHLPAPYGLVRYGVAPDHPRIKGIINALRDVLDRGDIRLFGNVRYGTDITLDDLKKHYNAVIFATGAVHDADLAIPGIELEGSYGAARFVSWFDGHPDVPRTWPLEAASVAVIGNGNVALDVSRMLAKHADDLLPTEIPANVYEGLKASPVTDVHVFGRRGPTSVKFTPLELRELGELNDVDIIVHDEDFDYDDAARAAVASNKQVFVIDKVLNQWRKRETGTASRRLHLHFFARPVEVTDDGNGHVGGFRYERTAPDGQGGVVGTGEIREVPIQAIYRAVGYYGSSLPGIPFDKKRGVIPNREGQVLWKGEPGFESSTASQQMYGVYATGWIKRGPVGLIGHTKSDAMETVRHLINDVGNWWRPESPAEDSIVQLLDERGVAYTNLDGWHRLDQHELALGAEQGRTRVKVVPRHEMVEVSRAQVPAEL, from the coding sequence ATGACCAAGTTGCGATTGGCCATAGTCGGTGCGGGCCCCGCCGGCATCTACGCCGCAGACATCCTCCTCAAGGCGGAGCGGAACTTCGACGTGTCGATCGACCTGTTCGATCACCTGCCTGCCCCGTACGGACTGGTGCGATACGGCGTGGCCCCTGACCACCCCCGCATCAAGGGCATCATCAACGCGCTCCGCGATGTGCTCGACCGTGGCGACATCCGCCTGTTCGGCAACGTGCGCTACGGCACCGACATCACCCTGGACGACCTCAAGAAGCACTACAACGCGGTGATCTTCGCCACCGGCGCCGTGCACGACGCCGACCTGGCCATCCCCGGCATCGAACTGGAGGGCTCCTACGGCGCCGCCCGCTTCGTGAGCTGGTTCGACGGCCACCCCGACGTGCCCCGCACCTGGCCGCTCGAGGCCGCCTCCGTGGCCGTGATCGGCAACGGCAACGTCGCCCTCGACGTCTCCCGGATGCTCGCCAAGCACGCAGACGACCTGCTGCCCACCGAGATCCCGGCGAACGTCTACGAGGGCCTCAAGGCCTCCCCGGTCACCGACGTGCACGTGTTCGGCCGCCGCGGCCCCACCTCGGTGAAGTTCACCCCGCTGGAACTGCGCGAGCTCGGCGAACTGAACGACGTGGACATCATCGTGCACGACGAGGACTTCGACTACGACGACGCGGCCCGCGCGGCCGTGGCCAGCAACAAGCAGGTCTTCGTGATCGACAAGGTGCTCAACCAGTGGCGGAAGCGCGAGACCGGCACCGCCTCGCGCCGGCTGCACCTGCACTTCTTCGCCCGCCCGGTGGAGGTCACCGACGACGGCAACGGCCACGTCGGCGGCTTCAGGTACGAGCGCACCGCACCGGATGGCCAGGGCGGCGTCGTGGGCACCGGCGAGATCCGCGAGGTGCCGATCCAGGCCATCTACCGGGCCGTCGGCTACTACGGCTCCTCACTGCCGGGCATCCCGTTCGACAAGAAGCGCGGCGTGATCCCCAACCGCGAGGGCCAGGTGCTCTGGAAGGGCGAGCCCGGCTTCGAGTCCAGCACCGCCAGCCAGCAGATGTACGGCGTCTACGCCACCGGCTGGATCAAACGCGGACCGGTGGGCCTGATCGGGCACACCAAGTCCGACGCGATGGAGACCGTGCGGCACCTGATCAACGACGTCGGCAACTGGTGGCGCCCGGAGTCGCCCGCCGAGGACAGCATCGTGCAGCTGCTCGACGAACGCGGCGTGGCCTACACGAACCTCGACGGCTGGCACCGCCTCGACCAGCACGAGCTGGCGCTCGGCGCCGAGCAGGGCCGCACCCGCGTGAAGGTCGTCCCCCGCCACGAAATGGTCGAGGTCTCTCGCGCCCAGGTTCCCGCCGAGCTGTAA
- a CDS encoding alpha/beta hydrolase, giving the protein MGSDYQQATLPLGSDEEGEVVATIVRYRPALRDLVSPFAPAHGTDVLYLHGWSDYFFQTGLAEYWHSVGARFHALDLRKYGRSLREHQTPGYVADLATYDADIEAALAAMGHGEHADRPSRRRLVLMGHSTGGLTLSLWAARHPGRAGALVLNSPWLEFQTGGVGRAFITPLVQLGARVQPLGTLPQVDLGFYSRSVSANLGGEWSYEPQWRPVRGFPAHRAWLNAVLEGHAAVAAGLDIDAPILTLLSKRSTILPRWNEQMRHSDSVLVVDDIARAAMRLGGTVTVARIDGALHDVTLSAEAPRAAAYAEVTRWLRAYAPK; this is encoded by the coding sequence TTGGGGAGCGACTATCAGCAGGCCACACTGCCGCTGGGGAGTGACGAAGAGGGGGAGGTCGTCGCGACGATCGTGCGGTACCGGCCGGCGCTGAGGGACCTGGTGTCGCCGTTCGCCCCTGCACACGGCACCGACGTGCTCTATCTGCACGGATGGTCGGACTACTTTTTCCAGACCGGGCTCGCCGAGTACTGGCACAGCGTGGGCGCCCGTTTCCACGCCCTCGATCTGCGCAAGTACGGGCGCAGCCTGCGCGAGCACCAGACGCCCGGGTACGTGGCCGACCTGGCCACCTACGACGCCGACATCGAGGCCGCCCTCGCCGCCATGGGCCACGGCGAGCACGCCGACCGGCCGTCGCGGCGGCGCCTGGTGCTGATGGGGCACTCCACCGGTGGCCTCACCCTCAGCCTGTGGGCGGCCAGGCATCCCGGCCGGGCCGGTGCCCTGGTGCTCAACAGCCCGTGGCTGGAATTCCAGACCGGCGGCGTGGGCCGGGCGTTCATCACGCCCCTGGTGCAGCTGGGCGCCCGCGTGCAGCCGCTGGGCACCCTGCCGCAGGTGGACCTGGGCTTCTACAGCCGGTCGGTGTCGGCGAACCTCGGCGGCGAGTGGTCCTACGAGCCGCAGTGGCGGCCGGTGCGCGGTTTCCCGGCGCACCGGGCCTGGCTGAACGCGGTGCTCGAAGGCCACGCGGCCGTGGCCGCCGGCCTCGACATCGACGCGCCGATCCTCACCCTGCTCTCGAAACGGTCGACGATCCTGCCGCGCTGGAACGAGCAGATGCGCCACTCCGACAGCGTCCTCGTCGTCGATGACATCGCGCGCGCCGCCATGCGGCTGGGCGGCACGGTGACGGTCGCGCGCATCGACGGCGCCTTGCACGACGTGACCCTCTCCGCGGAGGCTCCCCGAGCCGCGGCGTATGCGGAAGTAACTCGTTGGCTACGCGCCTACGCCCCCAAATAA
- a CDS encoding YajQ family cyclic di-GMP-binding protein has product MADSTFDIVSKVDPMEIDNALNQAHKEVAQRYDFKNVGASIEMSGEKVLMKANTEERVKAILEVFESKLIKRGISLRSLDAGEPYASGKEYRIEASMKAGIDQENAKKINKIIRDEGPKGVKSQIQGDELRVSSKSRDDLQSTMALLKGKDLDVALQFVNFR; this is encoded by the coding sequence ATGGCAGATTCAACGTTCGACATCGTCAGCAAGGTCGACCCCATGGAGATCGACAACGCGCTCAACCAGGCTCACAAAGAGGTGGCCCAGCGCTACGACTTCAAGAACGTCGGGGCATCCATCGAGATGAGCGGCGAGAAGGTGCTCATGAAGGCGAACACCGAGGAGCGCGTCAAGGCGATCCTCGAGGTGTTCGAGTCGAAGCTGATCAAGCGCGGCATCTCCCTGCGCAGCCTCGACGCCGGCGAGCCGTACGCCTCCGGCAAGGAATACCGCATCGAGGCCAGCATGAAGGCCGGCATCGACCAGGAGAACGCGAAGAAGATCAACAAGATCATCCGCGACGAGGGCCCCAAGGGCGTCAAGAGCCAGATCCAGGGCGACGAACTCCGGGTCTCCTCCAAGAGCCGCGACGACCTGCAGTCCACCATGGCCCTGCTCAAGGGCAAGGACCTCGACGTGGCCCTCCAGTTCGTCAACTTCCGCTAG
- a CDS encoding biotin/lipoyl-binding protein, translating to MKLKTFLTRIRPRTWVIAGVVVVALAGGGVYWFVIAAPASSATAEVAPTTVAASLETMEQTVASSGTLAAAVQEDVSFSVSGTVTAVNVQAGTVVAAGDVLATVDTLTVDSALLTAKATLASAEAKLSDSEDASDGSDSDLAQIAANGASVTVAQTAVTDAEADVAAAVLTAPVAGLVTAATVEVGDVISGSGSSGSSGSAAGSTTGATTTTTASSAAFTIVGTDSWQIDLAVGETDIADVSVADQVELSLDDGTAFFGTVTEVGLLPSTTSGAVTYPVVVTVTGTPDGLFDGIAVTASIVYERRTDVLTVASSAVTTTGDTTTVTTLDDDGNEVETPVTVGETVGNLTEIVDGLEEGDEVVVTVFTPAGGTNDSGTDTGEFPSGGMPGGGTGEMPTDMQAPTGTGN from the coding sequence ATGAAGCTCAAGACGTTTCTCACCCGAATCCGACCCCGCACCTGGGTGATCGCCGGGGTCGTTGTCGTGGCGCTGGCCGGCGGCGGCGTCTACTGGTTCGTCATCGCGGCGCCGGCCTCCAGCGCCACCGCCGAGGTGGCGCCGACCACGGTGGCCGCGTCCCTGGAGACGATGGAACAGACCGTGGCGTCCTCCGGCACTCTCGCCGCTGCCGTGCAGGAGGATGTCTCCTTCTCGGTCTCCGGCACCGTGACCGCCGTGAACGTGCAGGCCGGGACCGTTGTCGCCGCCGGTGACGTGCTCGCCACCGTCGACACCCTCACCGTGGACAGCGCCCTGCTCACCGCGAAGGCGACCCTCGCCTCCGCCGAAGCCAAACTCTCCGACAGCGAGGACGCCAGCGACGGATCCGACTCCGACCTGGCTCAGATCGCCGCGAACGGGGCATCCGTCACCGTGGCGCAGACCGCCGTCACCGACGCGGAGGCCGACGTGGCCGCCGCCGTGCTCACCGCGCCCGTCGCCGGCCTGGTCACCGCCGCCACCGTCGAGGTCGGCGACGTCATCTCCGGCTCCGGCTCGAGCGGCTCCTCAGGGTCGGCCGCCGGCTCCACGACCGGCGCCACCACCACGACCACCGCCAGCAGCGCAGCGTTCACGATCGTGGGCACCGACAGCTGGCAGATCGACCTGGCCGTCGGCGAGACCGACATCGCGGATGTCTCGGTCGCCGACCAGGTGGAACTCTCGTTGGACGACGGTACTGCCTTCTTCGGAACCGTCACCGAGGTCGGATTGCTGCCGTCCACGACCTCCGGAGCGGTGACCTACCCCGTGGTCGTGACCGTCACCGGCACCCCGGACGGGCTCTTCGACGGCATCGCCGTGACGGCCTCCATCGTGTACGAGCGCCGCACCGACGTGCTCACCGTGGCCAGTAGTGCCGTGACCACCACGGGCGACACCACGACGGTCACCACCCTCGACGACGACGGCAACGAGGTGGAGACACCCGTCACCGTGGGCGAGACCGTGGGCAACCTGACCGAGATCGTGGACGGCCTCGAAGAGGGCGACGAGGTTGTCGTGACCGTCTTCACCCCGGCCGGCGGCACCAACGACAGCGGCACCGACACCGGTGAATTCCCCAGTGGCGGTATGCCAGGCGGCGGCACGGGCGAGATGCCCACGGATATGCAGGCACCGACCGGGACGGGGAACTGA
- a CDS encoding ABC transporter ATP-binding protein: MIELVTAGKTYRSGTIEFEALRGIDLAIHEGEYVAIMGPSGSGKSTIMNILGCLDTLTRGRYHLGGVDVEDLDEIELAAIRNQQIGFVFQGFNLLPALSAWRNVELPMMYASVPAAERRGRAERALERVGLGDRLENRPGELSGGQQQRVAVARALVGEPTMILADEPTGNLDSVSTRDVLELFDELHDLGRTIVLITHELEVAQRAARIVWVRDGEIVRDEVNDLAAVQAAREASAA, from the coding sequence GTGATCGAACTGGTCACGGCCGGCAAGACCTACCGCTCCGGCACCATCGAGTTCGAAGCCCTGCGCGGAATCGACCTGGCCATCCACGAGGGCGAGTACGTGGCCATCATGGGCCCGTCCGGGTCGGGAAAATCCACCATCATGAACATTCTCGGCTGCCTGGACACCCTCACCCGCGGCCGCTACCACCTCGGCGGCGTCGATGTGGAAGACCTCGACGAGATCGAACTGGCCGCTATCCGCAACCAGCAGATCGGATTCGTCTTCCAGGGCTTCAACCTGCTGCCGGCCCTGTCGGCCTGGCGCAACGTGGAGTTGCCGATGATGTACGCCAGCGTGCCGGCGGCCGAACGCCGTGGCCGCGCCGAACGCGCCCTCGAACGGGTGGGCCTGGGCGACCGGCTGGAGAACCGGCCGGGCGAACTCTCGGGCGGCCAGCAACAACGGGTGGCCGTGGCCCGCGCCCTGGTGGGCGAGCCGACCATGATCCTGGCGGACGAACCGACCGGAAACCTGGACTCGGTGTCGACCAGGGACGTGCTCGAGCTCTTCGACGAGCTGCACGACCTGGGCCGCACCATCGTGCTCATCACCCACGAACTCGAGGTGGCGCAGCGTGCCGCCCGCATCGTCTGGGTGCGCGACGGGGAGATCGTCCGCGACGAGGTCAACGACCTCGCCGCGGTGCAGGCCGCCCGGGAAGCCAGCGCAGCATGA
- a CDS encoding ABC transporter permease, with product MSWLETLRTSWSAVHSHALRSTLTVLGILIGIAAVILTVGLGLGTQKDVSAQISSLGSNLLIVSPGSSTDTSGTRGGFGTSASLTIADAEALDSDVNAPDISGVAAEKTTSLSLEANDTNWTTTVTGTTTSWLDVRQRTLAYGDFFTEDDDTDSAAVVVLGSETADELFGTQNVVGQSVVIDAKSYEVIGVLESAGSDSSSNLDDVAVMPLSTVANDLVGGTTSSAVSTIYLQAASDTQLSAAYQEAETLLLNLHAISDTEDADFAISSQDALVSTATAVYATLTILLTGVAGLSLLVGGIGVMNIMLVSVSERTREIGLRKALGAPPWAIRRQFLIEAAILGLSGGLLGAALGVVAAVTLPGVIGSSIVVSPPAVVLSIGVAIVIGLVFGVYPATRAAKLAPIDALRSE from the coding sequence ATGAGCTGGCTGGAGACCCTGCGCACGAGCTGGAGCGCCGTGCACTCGCACGCGCTGCGGTCGACCCTGACGGTGCTGGGCATCCTGATCGGAATCGCCGCGGTGATCCTGACGGTGGGCCTGGGCCTGGGCACGCAGAAGGACGTGAGCGCCCAGATCAGCTCGCTCGGCAGCAACCTGCTCATAGTCTCGCCCGGCAGCAGCACCGACACCTCAGGCACCAGGGGCGGGTTCGGCACCAGCGCGTCGCTGACCATCGCGGATGCCGAGGCGCTGGACTCCGACGTCAACGCCCCCGACATCTCGGGGGTCGCCGCGGAGAAGACCACCTCGCTCTCGCTCGAGGCCAACGACACCAACTGGACCACCACGGTGACCGGCACGACCACCTCGTGGCTGGACGTACGGCAACGCACCCTGGCCTACGGCGACTTCTTCACCGAGGACGACGACACCGACTCCGCCGCCGTGGTGGTGCTCGGCTCGGAGACCGCCGACGAACTGTTCGGCACCCAGAACGTGGTGGGCCAGTCCGTCGTGATCGACGCCAAGTCCTACGAGGTGATCGGGGTGCTCGAATCCGCCGGATCGGACTCGTCCAGCAACCTCGACGACGTGGCCGTCATGCCGCTGAGCACGGTGGCCAACGACCTCGTCGGCGGCACCACCAGCAGTGCGGTGTCGACGATCTACCTGCAGGCGGCCAGTGACACCCAGTTGTCGGCGGCCTACCAGGAGGCCGAGACTTTGCTGCTGAACCTGCACGCCATCTCGGACACCGAGGATGCCGATTTCGCGATCAGCAGCCAGGACGCCCTCGTGAGCACCGCCACCGCGGTCTACGCCACCCTCACCATCCTGCTCACCGGCGTGGCCGGCCTGTCGCTCCTGGTGGGCGGCATCGGCGTGATGAACATTATGCTCGTCTCCGTCTCCGAACGCACCAGGGAGATCGGCCTGCGGAAGGCCTTGGGGGCGCCGCCGTGGGCGATCCGCCGCCAGTTCCTGATCGAGGCCGCGATCCTCGGCCTCTCCGGCGGGCTCCTCGGCGCCGCCCTGGGCGTGGTCGCGGCCGTGACCCTGCCGGGGGTGATCGGCAGCTCGATCGTGGTGTCGCCGCCCGCCGTCGTCCTGTCCATCGGCGTGGCCATCGTGATCGGCCTGGTGTTCGGGGTCTACCCGGCCACCAGGGCGGCCAAGCTCGCGCCCATCGACGCCCTGCGCAGCGAATGA
- a CDS encoding biotin/lipoyl-binding protein: MSKRSGGWRGWRIPAGRRAAPADTTEPAFTLTDADLATGAPVPASAALSTPASEPAAPATPPRKPKAKARTARRRRRIVAVGAATAVLCASGGGVVYALAQDSSGNYRTALATTGSVSESLSLTGTVASVSRHDAAFAVDGTVSAVNVVVGDTVTAGQTLATLDTESLEDAVASAEEAVTAAEQTLADDLDSQTATTTTTTDSSATAAAGDAASGASGVGGTGGTGTTDATGTGADGAGTGTDGSGGTGSGASPTGTPTDSSTAAPTDGATGTPTASPTATPTPTATPTPTATATPDESTDDDAAVTAALADVSAAQDALLAQSEVASTSLTATQGIISTSAETCQPFLEAAVQTAATDDTASTDAAAATPEEEAAAAAAAAEALAVSQAAMATALTDAQTALAECQSAITEVLAGQTETNDAQSAVVTLMTALDDAVAALQAAVAEAAAADDTDSSDKTDAATSSTSSTSDGAATAATASATVSTDATISLASLTTSVVAVTAAVDDGATSGATDSAAASGTTTVASAATIVADTAAIAAAEAELAIAQQQVSLAVLTSPLAGTVAAVSLAAGDSVSAGSTTALITVIGGDGYSVTSTVTLADIAGVEVGQSATADIISSSATLAGEVSSIGVVNVATDSTTPSYSVTIALDSADTALLNGASAQLEVAVAVEDGVLTVPTSAVHRAGTVYTVDVPKDGGTAPVTVEIGALGTELTEITSGLEEGDTVVLADLDAAVTEEETEETSLTDLGGTTDEQQQMTPPDGFTGGGMGGGPQG; encoded by the coding sequence ATGAGTAAGCGCTCGGGCGGCTGGCGCGGCTGGCGCATCCCGGCCGGCCGCCGGGCCGCGCCGGCGGACACCACCGAGCCTGCCTTCACGCTGACCGACGCCGACCTCGCCACCGGAGCGCCTGTGCCCGCATCCGCGGCTCTCTCCACCCCTGCCTCCGAGCCTGCAGCGCCGGCCACGCCGCCGCGCAAGCCGAAGGCCAAGGCCCGCACCGCCCGCCGGCGCCGACGCATCGTGGCCGTCGGCGCGGCCACCGCCGTGCTCTGCGCCTCCGGCGGCGGCGTGGTCTACGCCCTCGCGCAGGACAGCTCCGGCAACTACCGCACGGCCCTCGCCACGACCGGATCGGTCAGCGAGTCACTCAGCCTCACCGGCACCGTCGCCTCGGTCAGCCGCCACGACGCCGCCTTCGCGGTGGACGGCACCGTGAGCGCGGTGAACGTGGTCGTCGGCGACACCGTCACGGCCGGACAGACTCTGGCCACCCTCGATACCGAGTCCCTCGAGGACGCCGTGGCCTCCGCTGAGGAGGCGGTCACGGCCGCCGAACAGACCTTGGCCGACGACCTCGACTCCCAGACCGCGACCACCACCACGACGACCGACAGCTCCGCCACGGCCGCCGCGGGCGACGCCGCATCCGGAGCCTCAGGCGTCGGCGGAACCGGCGGTACCGGCACAACCGATGCCACCGGCACCGGCGCTGACGGCGCGGGCACCGGAACCGACGGCTCGGGCGGCACCGGCTCCGGCGCCAGCCCGACCGGCACGCCGACCGATTCCTCAACCGCCGCACCCACCGACGGCGCCACCGGGACGCCGACCGCCAGCCCCACGGCGACCCCGACCCCCACGGCCACGCCGACGCCCACCGCGACGGCAACGCCCGACGAATCGACCGACGACGACGCTGCGGTCACCGCCGCGCTCGCAGACGTGTCGGCCGCCCAGGATGCCCTGCTCGCCCAGTCCGAGGTCGCGAGCACCTCCCTCACCGCCACCCAGGGCATCATCAGCACGTCGGCCGAGACCTGCCAGCCCTTCCTGGAGGCCGCTGTGCAGACGGCGGCCACCGACGACACGGCGTCGACCGACGCCGCCGCCGCAACGCCGGAGGAGGAGGCCGCTGCCGCTGCCGCCGCGGCCGAGGCGCTGGCCGTGTCGCAGGCCGCGATGGCCACCGCGCTCACGGATGCGCAGACCGCCCTGGCCGAGTGCCAGAGCGCCATCACCGAGGTGCTGGCCGGCCAGACGGAGACCAACGACGCCCAGAGCGCCGTCGTCACCCTGATGACCGCCCTCGACGACGCCGTGGCGGCACTGCAGGCCGCCGTCGCGGAGGCCGCCGCAGCCGACGACACCGACTCGAGCGACAAGACCGACGCCGCCACCAGCTCCACCTCCAGCACATCGGATGGTGCGGCCACGGCCGCGACGGCATCTGCGACGGTCTCAACCGACGCGACGATCTCGCTCGCGAGTCTCACCACATCCGTCGTGGCGGTGACCGCCGCGGTCGACGACGGGGCGACGTCCGGCGCCACGGACAGTGCCGCAGCCAGCGGCACCACGACCGTGGCGTCCGCCGCCACGATCGTCGCCGACACGGCAGCGATCGCCGCAGCCGAAGCCGAACTGGCGATCGCCCAGCAGCAGGTGAGCCTGGCCGTCCTGACCAGCCCGCTGGCCGGGACCGTGGCCGCCGTGAGCCTCGCCGCCGGTGACAGCGTGTCTGCCGGATCCACGACGGCCCTCATCACGGTCATCGGTGGCGACGGCTACTCCGTCACCTCGACGGTGACCCTCGCGGACATCGCCGGGGTGGAGGTCGGCCAGAGCGCCACGGCCGACATCATCAGCTCGAGCGCCACCCTGGCCGGGGAGGTGAGCTCGATCGGCGTCGTGAACGTGGCGACCGACTCCACCACGCCGTCCTACTCGGTCACGATCGCCCTGGACAGCGCCGACACGGCCCTGCTCAACGGCGCATCCGCCCAGCTCGAGGTGGCCGTGGCCGTCGAGGACGGCGTGCTGACCGTTCCGACCAGCGCCGTGCACCGCGCGGGAACGGTCTACACCGTCGACGTGCCGAAGGACGGCGGAACGGCCCCGGTGACCGTCGAGATCGGAGCGCTGGGCACCGAACTGACCGAGATCACGTCGGGACTGGAGGAGGGCGACACCGTTGTGCTCGCCGACCTCGACGCGGCTGTGACGGAGGAGGAGACCGAGGAGACCAGCCTGACCGACCTCGGCGGCACGACCGACGAGCAGCAGCAGATGACCCCGCCGGACGGCTTCACCGGCGGCGGCATGGGCGGCGGCCCGCAGGGGTAG